A single Camarhynchus parvulus unplaced genomic scaffold, STF_HiC, whole genome shotgun sequence DNA region contains:
- the LOC115916553 gene encoding uncharacterized protein LOC115916553 produces the protein MDQYGPVMTSNDQYDQYGPVVGVVRAGPGSAPPPLEGAWLRRRQLLVGGAPPPDTGHAPSAGLAREMGVAQGALLSRAAILRQQLRQGAVLLRRGAGPALGAGPEPTAPPLHEGVAELLPQLRLVSDGCQQRIRDWPRLRELVSQWWAQPAQWALATPSGHAPFSHWLQRWRAAHALQATPTPEEAPPTAGQGEEHGEEAPPL, from the exons atggaccagtacggaccagtaaTGACCAGTAACGACCAGTAcgaccagtatggacca GTTGTGGGCGTGgtgcgggcggggccgggctcggCCCCTCCCCCTCTGGAGGGGGCGTGGCTCCGTCGCCGGCAGCTGTTAGTGGGCGGAGCTCCGCCCCCCGAcacaggccacgccccctctgCAGGACTGGCCCGGGAGATGGGCGTGGCACAG GGGGCGCTGCTGTCCCGGGCGGCCATCTTGCGGCAGCAGCTGCGCCAGGGGGCGGTGCTCCTgcgccggggggcggggcctgccctgggggcggggccagagCCGACGGCCCCGCCCCTCCACGAGGGCGTGGccgagctgctgccccagctgcgATTGGTCAGCGACGGCTGCCAGCAGCGAATCAGGGACTGGCCCCGCCTCCGGGAGCTCGTCAGCCAATG GTGGGCCCAGCCGGCTCAGTGGGCCCTGGCCACGCCCTCTGGCCACGCCCCCTTCTCCCATTGGCTGCAGCGCTGGAGAGCCGCCCACGCCCTGCAGGCCACGCCCACCCCCGAGGAGGCCCCGCCCACCgcggggcagggggaggagcACGGGGAGGAGGCTCCGCCCCTCTGA